The window TGGAACTGTTCTATACTAATCGTAAAACGGGCTGGATTAAAAAATTAAACTTGTTTAATGAATAATAGAGTGCAACATATTTTAGTGATGGTCATGGTTTGTGGAGTTTTCGCTTTCGCGAAAGCGCAATCCCCACAGCCCGACAACAAAGCCTATGAATCTGCTATGGCTCAAGGATTGGACTATGCTGCAGACAGCAACTTCCCAAAAGCGGAAGCCGCTTATCGTAAGGCAAAAGCGGTGAATCCGCAGTCTGTAGAAGCACCATACAATCTTGGGAATTTATATTACGAGAATAAAAAAGGCTACAATGCGATAGAAAACTATACCGCAGCCGCTACAAAAAGCACCTCCAAGGCAGAGAAACACAAAGCGTTCCATAATCTAGGCAACACTTTTATGGAAGCTAAGCAGTTTTCGCAAGCGGTAGAAGCTTATAAAAACGCCCTGCGCAACGACCCTACAGACGATGAAACTCGTTACAACCTAGCACTTGCCAAGCAAGAAAAAGAAAAGCAAGGCGGTGGCGGCGGTGGCGATGATAAGCCTGATAAAGGAGACAATAAAGACGAGAATAAGAATAAAGATGGTGATCAAGACGAGAAGTCGGGTGGCGATAATAAAGGGGAGAACGAGAAAGAAGGCAAGGATAAAGAAGGCGATAAGGGCGATGACAAGAACGATCCTAAAGGAGAAAACCAAGAAGGAAAAGATGGAGACGGCAAACCTAATGAGCAAAAAGATCAACAACAAAAAAGGGTAGAAGGACAAATGACACCGCAACAAATACGTCAAATTCTGGAAGCCATGAACAATGAGGAGCAGAAGATTCAAGATAAAATCAATGCTCAAAAAGTAAAAGGACGTAAAAAAACAACTGAAAAAGACTGGTAACATGAAGTGGATAGGAGTATTCTTCTTATGCATTACAGCTGCAATAGCACAGGCACAGGTTTCCTTTACTGCCAGCGCTACTCGCGATGGTATCGCTTTGAACGAGCGCTTGCGGGTGGAGTTCAAGATGGATGTGGATGGTGATAACTTCTTACCGCCTAATTTCAATGGTTTTCAAGTGGTAAGCGGCCCAGTAACCAGTGTACAGCAACGTTATGTGAATGGTGTAGGCAGCTTTGCAAAATCCTATACCTATATACTGGCTCCACAAAGTACGGGCTCTAAAACCATAGGCCAGGCTACCATGAATTATAAAGGTCAAGAATATCGAACTTCACCTTTCAGTGTTCAAATTACTAAGGCGATTGAGGAGCCCAGAGAAACTGCAGGTGATGAGCCCGTGCGAGAGATCGCTGACCAAAATATCCACCTGGTCGCTGAAGTTTCTAATGCATCTCCTTACTTAAATGAAGCGATTCGTGTCACTTACAAACTCTACGTTTCTAACAACGCAGGGATCAATGGCTGGACAGAGACTAACAGTCCTAAGTATGCTGACTTTTGGTCGGAAAACATAGATAACCGCGATCAACAAGTACGAGTAGGAACTTATCAAGGCAAGCAATACCGATATCTGGTGCTACGTGAAGCTATTTTATACCCGCAAAAGACCGGTAAATTAACGATCGAGCCTCTAGAACTAGATGTAAATGTTCAAGTACCTTCTGGAAGGACAGACTTTTTTGGCAGGAGTTTTATGACTACGGAAAAATTGCGAGTCACCGCAGGCGGTAGAGCTATCAATGTAAAGGACTTACCGCAAGAAGGACGACCAGCGAGCTTTACGGGTGCGGTAGGCCAATTTGATTTTGCTGTAAACTTGACTAAACCGCAATTAGAAGCAGGTGAAAGCCTTACGGCAAGTGTAGTTGCTAAGGGAACTGGAAACCTTCAATTGATGCAGTTACCTAAACTGGAAGTTCCCAATCGGTTGGAAACCTATGAGCCAGAACGTGTGGACAATACCAATACCACCTACAACGGCATACGCGGTAGTATTCAGGATAATTATACGATTGTGCCGCAATATGGCGGTACGTACACCTTGCCATCTGTAGAGTTCAGTTACTTTGATCCTGCAGCTAGAACTTATAAAACCATCACTAGCGGCGAGTCGCAAATTGAGGTTACCGGCGACGCGTTTATGCCACAAACCAGTGGGACAAACGTGCTGGAGGCAGACGAGACTTTTGCGTTTATCAAAACAACAACAGATTTAGAGTCGGCTGATGCTGATCGATTCTTTGACACTCTGCTGTATTGGTGCACTCTGGGAGGTTTATTCCTGCTGATTCCTATCTTCCTTTTAGTGAGAAAACGACAGGAAGTGGTAGCATCTGATGTTCAAGGTAGAAAAATCAAAACAGCCAATAAGCTGAGTAAGAAGTACCTGAGCGAGGCGCGCAAAAACATGGGTAATTCTGATACGTTCTATGAAAGTCTGGAACGTGCATTGCACAATTTCTTAAAATCAAAACTGCGCATTACAACGTCAGAAATGTCAAAACAACGTGTCGATGAACTCTTGCAGCAACGTTACGTGCAGCAACAAGTACGTCTAGAATTTCTAGGATTGCTAGCCACTGCAGAGCGTGCTAGATACGCTCCGTCCACAGCTACAGACATGCAACAAGATTATGAAAAGGCCAGCCGTGTCATCAATCAACTGGATAAACAATTAAACTAACGACCATGAAACTCTGGATATGTACTGCCTTCTTTTCAATGGTTGCGTTTG of the Nonlabens marinus S1-08 genome contains:
- a CDS encoding tetratricopeptide repeat protein, producing MNNRVQHILVMVMVCGVFAFAKAQSPQPDNKAYESAMAQGLDYAADSNFPKAEAAYRKAKAVNPQSVEAPYNLGNLYYENKKGYNAIENYTAAATKSTSKAEKHKAFHNLGNTFMEAKQFSQAVEAYKNALRNDPTDDETRYNLALAKQEKEKQGGGGGGDDKPDKGDNKDENKNKDGDQDEKSGGDNKGENEKEGKDKEGDKGDDKNDPKGENQEGKDGDGKPNEQKDQQQKRVEGQMTPQQIRQILEAMNNEEQKIQDKINAQKVKGRKKTTEKDW
- a CDS encoding BatD family protein, producing MKWIGVFFLCITAAIAQAQVSFTASATRDGIALNERLRVEFKMDVDGDNFLPPNFNGFQVVSGPVTSVQQRYVNGVGSFAKSYTYILAPQSTGSKTIGQATMNYKGQEYRTSPFSVQITKAIEEPRETAGDEPVREIADQNIHLVAEVSNASPYLNEAIRVTYKLYVSNNAGINGWTETNSPKYADFWSENIDNRDQQVRVGTYQGKQYRYLVLREAILYPQKTGKLTIEPLELDVNVQVPSGRTDFFGRSFMTTEKLRVTAGGRAINVKDLPQEGRPASFTGAVGQFDFAVNLTKPQLEAGESLTASVVAKGTGNLQLMQLPKLEVPNRLETYEPERVDNTNTTYNGIRGSIQDNYTIVPQYGGTYTLPSVEFSYFDPAARTYKTITSGESQIEVTGDAFMPQTSGTNVLEADETFAFIKTTTDLESADADRFFDTLLYWCTLGGLFLLIPIFLLVRKRQEVVASDVQGRKIKTANKLSKKYLSEARKNMGNSDTFYESLERALHNFLKSKLRITTSEMSKQRVDELLQQRYVQQQVRLEFLGLLATAERARYAPSTATDMQQDYEKASRVINQLDKQLN